A segment of the Salminus brasiliensis chromosome 1, fSalBra1.hap2, whole genome shotgun sequence genome:
TGAGTCCTAGCATGAACATGAAGCTCTCTGATAGCAGTGGCATGTTTTCGTACAAGAACAAAAACTAGACCATACAGAATGATTATAACTGAACatggaaaaacaaaaataaacagaagGTCAACCAGAGACCAGATCTCATCCAAAACTAGGAAACAGTCTCCTGGACACATTACTAGATTTTTAAAGTTtctattaaaataatgaacacCTAAGTTATAAGTGAACAATACACACCAATCACATAAGACCACAATGCATATTGTGCTAACAGAGACTGTTTTAGTGTATAGAAATGGATTAGAGAGAGCCAAATACCGATCAACTGCAATAAGAGCGACATTATATATAGATGTGCTTGTAAGAAAATAGGAGgttaatataaaacatatacaaAACTCTCTGTTAAAAATCCAACATGATTCAACTGTCCATATTAATGATATTGGGATCACAAGAGCCCCAACCAGGAAGTCTGATACAGCCAGAGAGAGGATGAGCATGTTAGTTGGAGTATGGAGCTGCTTGAAATGGCAAACAgagatgatgatcagcaggtTTCCACACACTGTCAACagaacaacagcagctgcacaGATATAAAGCAACACATACACAGCAGATATAGATCTCTCCAGACAGGAAAACTGCAGACAGTAAATAGTTTGGTTAACCTCTGTGTGATTCATGAATTCAGCAGTTGAAGTGTACTGAAAGAAATTATTAAAATCACAGAATCCCTCCTGCTGTACTCTATTAAGTACAGCGAGCAAGTTCAGGATAGTCCATCTACTTGAACAAAATTGATGGTGAAGAGCTGCTGACATAATGACATTTATATAGTTCAGAGGTGGTGCATGTTCATTTGTTTGGACTACAGCTTGTAGGTGGAGCTTTGAAAAGATCTAGCCAATTATTTGCTGAACAAACAGTTAGGGTTACATAATGTTACACCAGCTACCACACTGGAccagaggatttttttttcattctcacT
Coding sequences within it:
- the LOC140574714 gene encoding trace amine-associated receptor 13c-like, with the protein product MNHTEVNQTIYCLQFSCLERSISAVYVLLYICAAAVVLLTVCGNLLIIISVCHFKQLHTPTNMLILSLAVSDFLVGALVIPISLIWTVESCWIFNREFCICFILTSYFLTSTSIYNVALIAVDRYLALSNPFLYTKTVSVSTICIVVLCDWCVLFTYNLGVHYFNRNFKNLVMCPGDCFLVLDEIWSLVDLLFIFVFPCSVIIILYGLVFVLVRKHATAIRELHVHARTQTSKNTLESMKSERKAAKALGIVVCVFLACIFPYFIYSLLGKATEVKVESFQKVLILVYLNSTINPVIYALFYPWFRKCVKLVLTLQIFKRNSSLIKVM